The segment AATATTAAAGAGTTTTTTAGAAACATGTTCTAAAAAAAGAGGTGAACTTAAAGCAGAATTAAAATCTGCAAAAGAATTAACTAGTGAAGAAATTACAAAAATTACAGATGAGCTTACAGAAAATTTTAGCTCTAAAATAAAATTAAACTACAAACATGACGAAAGTTTAATAGGAGGTTTAATAGTACAGGTAGGTAGTACTATGGTGGACACCTCAATTAAAAATAAATTACAACAAATCGAAAATAGAATGATAGAGGCATAAATGGAAATAAATCCTTCAGAAGTTACAAAAATATTAAAAGAACAAATCAAAAATTTTGGTGATAAAGCAGAAGTGACCGAAGTTGGCCAAGTACTTTCTGTTGGAGATGGTATTGCAAGAATTTATGGTCTTGACAATGTTCAAGCGGGTGAGATGGTTGAGTTTGTAGATGGTTCTAAGGGTATGGCATTAAACTTGGAAAGCGAAAATGTTGGGGTTGTAATTTTTGGTGACGATAGAAATATTAAAGAAGGAGATGTTGTTAAGAGAACTGGAAATATTGTAGACACTCCAGTTGGAAAAGAATTATTAGGAAGGGTTGTGGATGGTCTAGGTAATCCTATTGATGGTAAAGGAGCACTTGATAAAAGTGTTCAAAAAAGTAGAGTTGAAGTTAAAGCTCCAGGAATTATTCCAAGACAATCAGTAAGTGAACCAATGCAAACGGGTTTAAAATCAATCGACAGCTTAGTTCCAGTTGGAAGAGGGCAACGTGAATTAATTATTGGTGATAGACAAACAGGTAAAACTGCAGTTGCAATTGATGCAATCATTAATCAGAAAAAAATTAATGAGTCAGGAGATGAAAAACAAAAACTTTATTGTGTTTATGTTGCTATTGGTCAGAAAAGATCAACTGTAAGACAAATTCAAAAAACTTTAGAGGAAGCTGGAGCAATGGAATATACAACAATTGTTGCTGCTACAGCCTCAGATTCCGCGCCATTACAATTTTTAGCTCCTTACACAGGTTGCGCAATGGGTGAATATTTTAGAGACAACGGTATGCATGCTTTAATAATTTATGATGATTTATCTAAGCAGGCAGTTGCTTACAGACAAATGTCCCTTCTTTTAAGAAGACCTCCAGGACGTGAGGCTTATCCTGGTGATGTATTTTATCTGCATAGCCGACTACTGGAAAGAGCGGCTAAATTAAGTGATGAGCACGGCGGAGGTTCTTTAACTGCACTTCCGATTATTGAAACACAAGGTGGAGATGTATCTGCATTTATTCCTACTAATGTAATTTCAATTACTGATGGTCAAATTTTCTTAGAAACAGAACTTTTTAACCAAGGTATTAGACCTGCAATTAACGTTGGATTATCTGTATCAAGAGTAGGTTCTTCAGCGCAAACTAAAGCCATGAAAAAAGTATCAGGATCTATGAAGTTAGAGCTAGCTCAATATAGAGAAATGGCAGCATTTGCTCAATTTGGTTCTGATTTAGATGCATCAACTCAACAACTATTAAATAGAGGTTCTAAATTAACAGAGCTTCTTAAACAAAAACAATACTCTCCAATGACAGTAGCTGAACAAGTTATTTCAGTTTTTTGTGGAGTAAAAGGTTACTTAGACGATATTGAACTTAAAGATATTGCTGAGTTTGAAAATAAAATAATTGAGAAATGTAAGTCTGATAAACCTGAAATTATAGATTCTATTTTAGCTTCAGGAAAACTTGAGGACGATATGGAAAATTTACTTGTAGAAGTAATTACTCAATTAAAGGAAAATTTTAAATCTTAATAAACTATGGCAAGTCTAGACGACCTCAAAAAAAGAATAGCTAGTGTAAAATCTACACAAAAAATTACAAAAGCTATGAAAATGGTGGCAGCAGCGAAACTTAGAAGAGCCCAAGAAAGTGCTGAAAAAGGAAGACCATATTCTGAAAAAATGAATAATATAATTTTAAACTTGTCTAGTGGAATTTCAGATAAAGAAAATGCTCCAAAATTACTATCAGGGTCTGGTAAAGACCAAATACATCTTTGTGTTGTTATGACATCAGATAGAGGTTTATGCGGTGGTTTCAACTCAAATATAATTAAAAAAGCTAAAAGTTATTTTGCTAAATTATCTGAAGAGGGAAAAGAATTAAAAATTATAACAGTAGGTTCCAAAGGTAATGATCAGCTAAAAAGAGCTTATGGTGATAAAATAATCTCTCATATATCTTTTAAAGAGTCTAAAAATGCTAATTATTTTGATGCAGAGAAAGTTGGAAAAATTGTTATTGAAAAATTTGAAGATGAGGAATTTGATGTATGTACTATTTTTTATAACCAATTTAAAAATGTGATAACCCAAATTCCACAGGCACAACAGATAATACCACTAAATACAGAAACTTCAGAAGAAGACAAGTCTGAGGATAGTTACGAATTTGAACCAGACGAGGATGAGATTTTAAGCAATTTATTACCTAAAAATATTTCAACACAAATATTTAAGGCAATGTTAGAGAATTCAGCTAGCGAACAGGGCTCTAGAATGAGTGCAATGGATAATGCAACCCGTAACGCAGGTGAAATGGTTGACAAGTTGACAATTGAGTATAATAGAAGCCGTCAAGCAGCAATTACTAAAGAACTAATAGAAATCATATCAGGAGCAGAGAGTTTATAATTATGAGCAAAGGAATAATTACACAGGTTATTGGAGCAGTAGTAGACGTAAAATTCGATGGAGATCTTCCAGAAATTTTAACAGCATTAGAATGTAAAAATGGTGACAACAGACTTGTTTTAGAAGTTGCTCAACATTTAGGAGAGTCTACAGTTAGAACTATTGCAATGGATGCAACTGAAGGATTAAAAAGAGGAGATGAGGTTACTAATACCAACGCACCAATTCAAGTACCAGTTGGTCCTGAAACTTTGGGAAGAATTATAAATGTAATTGGAGAGCCGATTGATGAAAAAGGAGAAGTTAAAACAAAAGAAACTTGGCCTATTCACAGATCTGCACCGGAATTTAATGATCAATCTACTGAAACTGAAATATTAGTTACAGGTATCAAAGTCATTGATCTACTGGCACCTTATGCAAAAGGTGGAAAAATTGGATTATTTGGTGGAGCTGGTGTTGGAAAAACAGTTTTAATTATGGAGTTAATTAACAACGTCGCAAAAGCACATGGTGGATTTTCAGTTTTTGCTGGTGTTGGTGAAAGAACAAGAGAAGGAAATGATCTTTACCATGAAATGATAGACTCTGGAGTTATAAAAACTGATGGAGAGGGATCAAAAGCAGCATTAGTTTATGGACAAATGAATGAGCCTCCAGGAGCTAGAGCTAGAGTTGCTTTAACTGGACTGACTGTAGCTGAATATTTTAGAGATCAAGAAGGTCAAGACGTACTCTTCTTCGTTGATAACATTTTCAGATTTACTCAAGCAGGTTCTGAGGTATCAGCACTTCTAGGAAGAATACCTTCAGCTGTTGGTTATCAGCCTACATTAGCAACCGATATGGGTAACCTTCAAGAAAGAATTACTACAACAAACAAAGGATCAATCACATCAGTACAAGCAATTTATGTACCAGCCGATGACTTGACTGATCCTGCACCAGCAACTTCATTTGCTCACTTGGATGCGACTACCGTTCTTTCAAGACAGATTGCAGAGATTGGTATTTACCCAGCTGTTGACCCACTTGACTCTACTTCAAGAATTTTGGACCCAAGAATAGTAGGAGA is part of the Candidatus Pelagibacter sp. HTCC7211 genome and harbors:
- the atpA gene encoding F0F1 ATP synthase subunit alpha, with amino-acid sequence MEINPSEVTKILKEQIKNFGDKAEVTEVGQVLSVGDGIARIYGLDNVQAGEMVEFVDGSKGMALNLESENVGVVIFGDDRNIKEGDVVKRTGNIVDTPVGKELLGRVVDGLGNPIDGKGALDKSVQKSRVEVKAPGIIPRQSVSEPMQTGLKSIDSLVPVGRGQRELIIGDRQTGKTAVAIDAIINQKKINESGDEKQKLYCVYVAIGQKRSTVRQIQKTLEEAGAMEYTTIVAATASDSAPLQFLAPYTGCAMGEYFRDNGMHALIIYDDLSKQAVAYRQMSLLLRRPPGREAYPGDVFYLHSRLLERAAKLSDEHGGGSLTALPIIETQGGDVSAFIPTNVISITDGQIFLETELFNQGIRPAINVGLSVSRVGSSAQTKAMKKVSGSMKLELAQYREMAAFAQFGSDLDASTQQLLNRGSKLTELLKQKQYSPMTVAEQVISVFCGVKGYLDDIELKDIAEFENKIIEKCKSDKPEIIDSILASGKLEDDMENLLVEVITQLKENFKS
- a CDS encoding F0F1 ATP synthase subunit gamma: MASLDDLKKRIASVKSTQKITKAMKMVAAAKLRRAQESAEKGRPYSEKMNNIILNLSSGISDKENAPKLLSGSGKDQIHLCVVMTSDRGLCGGFNSNIIKKAKSYFAKLSEEGKELKIITVGSKGNDQLKRAYGDKIISHISFKESKNANYFDAEKVGKIVIEKFEDEEFDVCTIFYNQFKNVITQIPQAQQIIPLNTETSEEDKSEDSYEFEPDEDEILSNLLPKNISTQIFKAMLENSASEQGSRMSAMDNATRNAGEMVDKLTIEYNRSRQAAITKELIEIISGAESL
- the atpD gene encoding F0F1 ATP synthase subunit beta, with the protein product MSKGIITQVIGAVVDVKFDGDLPEILTALECKNGDNRLVLEVAQHLGESTVRTIAMDATEGLKRGDEVTNTNAPIQVPVGPETLGRIINVIGEPIDEKGEVKTKETWPIHRSAPEFNDQSTETEILVTGIKVIDLLAPYAKGGKIGLFGGAGVGKTVLIMELINNVAKAHGGFSVFAGVGERTREGNDLYHEMIDSGVIKTDGEGSKAALVYGQMNEPPGARARVALTGLTVAEYFRDQEGQDVLFFVDNIFRFTQAGSEVSALLGRIPSAVGYQPTLATDMGNLQERITTTNKGSITSVQAIYVPADDLTDPAPATSFAHLDATTVLSRQIAEIGIYPAVDPLDSTSRILDPRIVGDEHYRVAREVQKVLQTYKSLQDIIAILGMDELSEEDKLVVARARKIQRFLSQPFFVAEVFTGSPGKLVDLDSTIKGFAAICKGDYDHLPEAAFYMVGTIEEAIEKAEKMEKEAAA